Genomic DNA from Burkholderia plantarii:
GGCCCGTTCGTGCCGGCCGTCGCCGACGGCATCCCGCGCACGCGCTACGCGCACTCGTCGGACGCCATCGATTTCGCGGCGCTGGCGGGGCGACGCGTGGCGGTGGTCGGCGCCGGCGCATCCGCGTTCGACAACGCCGCCACCGCGCTGGAAGCCGGCGCCACACGGGTGGACCTGCTGTTCCGGCGCGACGACATCCCGCGCATCAACAAGCTGACCGGCATCGGCAGCCCGGGCCTCGTGCATGGCTTCGCCGATCTCGACGCGGCCGACCGATGGCGCTTCCTCCATCATTCGCTGAGTACGCAGACCCCGCCGCCGCGCGACAGCGTGCTGCGCGTGTCGCGCCATCCGAACGCGTTCTTCCACGCCGCCAGCCCGATCGAGGCGCTGCGCGCCGAGCCGGACGGGCTGGTGGTCGTGACGCCGCGCGGCAGCCACCACGTGGATTTCCTGATCTTCGCGACGGGCTTCCAGACCGGCTTTCGCGACGACGGAGCCGCGCGCCCCGAGTTCGCCGCGTTCGCGGGACGGATCCGGCGCTGGCGGGATCGTGACGACTTCCCGCCGGGGCCGGGAAACGACGAACTGGCGGACTCGCCCGATCTCGGCGAGGCCTACGCATTCCGTGAACGCGAGCCGGGCACCTGTCCGGCGCTCACGCGCGTCCATTGCTTCAACCACGCCGCGAGCCTCAGCCACGGCAAGCTGTCGGGCGACATCCCGGGCATCAGCCAGGGCGCGCTGCGACTCGCGACCGGCATCGCCAGCGCGCTGTTTCGCGCCGACCGGGAGCGCCACCACGAGGCACTGCTCGC
This window encodes:
- a CDS encoding SidA/IucD/PvdA family monooxygenase, producing the protein MSQDRASGSSDSLAALEARLADDLRLLDLPAPAWVPPREADGRRVDDVVVIGAGMAGLAASAELRLLGIEHRVYDRAPAGREGPWVTYARMRTLRSPKQLAGPALRFAALTFRAWYEAQFGRAAWDALDRIPRVQWMDYLRWYRRVLALPVRNDTALTALRPRADGLLELALSSGGQQRVRLARHVVLATGREALGGPFVPAVADGIPRTRYAHSSDAIDFAALAGRRVAVVGAGASAFDNAATALEAGATRVDLLFRRDDIPRINKLTGIGSPGLVHGFADLDAADRWRFLHHSLSTQTPPPRDSVLRVSRHPNAFFHAASPIEALRAEPDGLVVVTPRGSHHVDFLIFATGFQTGFRDDGAARPEFAAFAGRIRRWRDRDDFPPGPGNDELADSPDLGEAYAFREREPGTCPALTRVHCFNHAASLSHGKLSGDIPGISQGALRLATGIASALFRADRERHHEALLAYDKAELLGDEWRDAGGR